In the genome of Theropithecus gelada isolate Dixy chromosome 19, Tgel_1.0, whole genome shotgun sequence, the window GTTGCTCAACCTTTAATGGTCCCTACCACCAAGGCCATCTGCTCAGTTGACATACCCACCCCAACTGTAATTAAATCATCCCCTGTGTCTCCTCACTAGACAGCTCCACATAAGCACAGCTGGTCCTTTTAGgactgtgtccccagcacctccCACAAAGGAGGATCTGGTTCATCAGGATGGGTTGGATGAacagcccattttacagatgaacaaactgGGGCACAGGGAGGTGGGGGGTTTTGGCTGCACTGCACGCCTGTCCTGTCTTTGTCCTCCTCCCTGGGGAATGAGCTTGGAGCACCCCTCTAGGAACTGGGGTGCCAACCTCTTCCCTTGACCATCTTGGTCCTTGTCATTTGGGCCCCAGTACCAGGGGTGGCTTTAATTTGGCTGCCTAGGGAGGTGGTTCAGGGCTGCCAGGACCCCAGAAGTAGGCTCTCTGGGCTCTGTCCTTTGCCCCCCAACACGGTGCTTGTTTCTTCTGCGTCTTCATACAGAGGGGCCAGCTCCTGGCCCATTCAGCTCTGAGTTTGAGTTCCTAGGAGGAGATTTTTGCTGCCTTGTAACTGGGATTCCTAGATCCAGCCTCCACCCTCTGTTTGTCCTAAGGATgttttgggattttgttttgttttgttttgtttgtgtttttgtaggATGGTGGCAGCGATTttgaggaggggaagaggaaggaggataCAAGCAAGGGAAGTCACAGGCTGTAGTGCCTAGACAGACCCTGGTTTGAATCTCGGCCTTACCACTTTCTGGCATGTAAGTTGTAGGGGGTAGCCGATACCTTAGGACAtctcttgggtttttttgtttgtttttgttttgagacatagtctcactctgttacctaggctagagtgcacaatcttggctcacaacctccaccctcccaggttcaagtgattctcttgcctcagcctcccgagtagctgggtttacaggcacctgccaccatgcccagctaatttttgtatttttaataaagacgggtttcaccgtgtttgccagactgatcttgaactcccaacctcaggtgatccgcctgactcggcctcccaaagtgctgggattggccaggtgtggtggctcatgcctgtaatcttagcactttgggaggccaaggcgggaggatcatttgaggtcagtagttcaataCTAGCCTGACCTAtatagtgaaaccacatctctactaaaagtgcaaaaattagccagaagtggtggcacacgcctataggcccggctactcgggaggctgagaatcacttgaacacaggaggcagaggttgcagtgagctgagatggcgctattgcactccagcctgggcgacagagcaagactcagtctcaaaaaaaaaaaaaaaaaaaagtgctgggattacaggcttgagccatcccACCCTTCAGGACatatcttttgaattttgaacctgGTGGATGAATTTTTAGATGACCTCAGGACAGTCCTTAATTTCCACATGACCTCAGTTTTTCCAGCTTTGCAAGGAGAGTATGAAACCAGCCCTGAAGTCTTGCTAAGAGGATTCAGGCAGTTCATAGAAGTTGTGAGTTGGTTCCTCCATTCGCCTGGGTGTTGCAAGGGGGCAGGGCCCGCATCTTGCCTGTGGCCTGCCAGGGTAGCAGCTCAgtgagtgagatggtatctcactgtggttaggattcacatttccctgatgactagtgacGTTTCCGTGTAACTTCTTGAATGATCATGCAGTAACAATAAGTGTAGGCTGAGTTTGTAGAATCAGTTGGCCTCCTCAGCCTCGATTTCCAAATGGAGAAAGCAGAGATTTGGAGCTCCTGGTCGGAGGAGCAGGTTGGTGCCGGAGCCAGGACTCAACTTAGGTTGCAACTCTGAGCCTTTGAACACTTGCCACTTCTATTCCTCACAGCAGCCCTTTCAGACTGAACAGGTGTTACCAGATCAGAGCAGAGTGGCCACTGTATTCTCAGTGCCCAGCCCAGGGAGGCAGATCTGAGTGGAGTTGCTAAGGAAACATGGAAGGTGCTTGAGAGCTaactgggagggagggaaggtgtgTATTCCTGCGCCAGGGCCTTTGCATGTACTTGTTACTTTCTCCCACTGGCCAGCTGGAGTCTCTCTGGAAAGGTCTGTCTTAGGGAAGACTTCTCACTCACACTCTGCCCAGTTAGGACTCTAGAGACCCTATAGAATTACAGAGGAGGCTGGGCGTGAtagctcacgcctggaatcccagcactccagcctgggcgacagagtgagactccatctcaatttaaaaaaaaaaaaaggccaggcgcggtggctcatgcctgtaatcccagcactttggaaggccgaggcaggtgggtcacctgtggtcaggagatcgagatcatcctgaccaacatggtgaaaccctgtctctactaaaaatacataaaattagccagacgtggtggcgggctcctgtagtcccagctactcgggaggctgaggtaggagaatggcgtgaacccgggaagcggagcttgcattgagctgcgatcgtgccactgcactccagcctgggtgacagagcaggactccatctcaaaagaaaaaaaaaagaaaagaattctcacTTTTACCAGTGGGGTCAGGTAGAAAGCCACACCTTCCTTTGATGACTGCCCCAGAGTGTCATCAAAGGACAGCCTTCTCACGTCCCACACAGCCAGTTCTTCCTCCTGGAAGAGGCAGTACAGGGTCCGATGCAGAAGTTCACACACTGAGACCCCCACTTCCGCCACCTCCCCAAGCTGTGCAGTGTGGGGGGTGGGCTCTCTGAGCAGCATCAGTTCCCatttctggaggccaaggtgggggatcgcttgaggccaggagttcttgaccaacctgggcaacatagaaagaccctgtctctacagaaagtttaaaacttagctaggcgtggtggtgtacacctatagtctcagctactcaggaagttgaggcaggaggatcccctgagccaaAGAGTTCAAGACCCGTAGTAAGCTATCATCTTGCCACAACACTCTAGACTGGatggcagaatgagaccctgtctctttaaaaaaaaaaaaaaaaaattcccatttcttcctcccctccctgccctcgaGCACTTTTGAGCCAATTTGCTTGAATTAAATATGTATGGCATGAtttcacagttttatttctttttaaatattatttacttctgCAAATAGGCATTTCGTTCACCAggtttaaaattcaaaagaccTGAAAGTGTACTTTGCAAGTCTCCTCCCCACTTCTGCCCAAAGGAAATCAGTCTCAcagtttcctcctttctttctttttttaacaactttattgagatgcTCACACCAtgcccatttaaagtgtacagttaaTGGtcttagtatattcacagagttatgcaaccatcaccacagtcagtTTTAGAAGATTTTTCATTACGTCAAGAATAAACCCCAgtcgggcgtgatggctcatgcctgtcatcccagcactttgggaggctgaggcaggtggatcacctgaggtcaggagttcgagaccagtctggccaacatggtgaaaccccatctctactaaaaatacaaaaattagccggtgtggtggtgcgcacctataagcccagctactcagggaggctgaggcaggatgaatcacttgaacctgggaggcggaggttgcagtgagccacgatcgcagcactgcactgcagcctgggcaacagagtgagactccatctcaaaaaataaaaataaaaaaaaccccacacaccTTTGTTTTCCCTCACCACACCCccattctccctgcctcccagcccctggcaaccactaatctgcctCCTGTCTGCATGGATTTGCCTGTCctggacatttcctataaatggatCATACAATCTGTGGTCCTTTTGTTTGGCCTCTTTCACTTGGAATAATGTTTTCCAGGGacatccatgttgtagtgtgtgtcagaatttccttcctttttatagctgaataatatcccattgtatggacTGACCACATTTTGTTGGCCCATCCATCCGCAGATGGACGTTTGGATCGTTTCCACctttgggctattgtgaataatgctgctgtgaacgttTGTGTACAGGTTTTCAATGCGggcaaatgtttttgtttttcctgggcaTGAAttccaggagtggaattgctgggtcatatggtaactttcTTTAACCGTTTGAGGAACCATCAGACTGTTCTCCATGGTGGCTGTGCCATTTgacattcccacaagcagtggAAGAGGGTTCCGGATTTCTCATCCTCGCCAACTTTTTTGATTCTAGCCAGCCTAgtgggtgtgagatggtgtctcattgtggttaggatttgcatttccctggtgactaGTGATGTTTTCTTGtaatttccctgatgactagagATGTTTTCATGtaagttctttatttatttatttatttttgagacagtgtctctgtcgcccaggctggagtgtagtggcgcaatcacagctcactgcagccttgacctcctgggctcaacagatccACCCCTGCACaccctccttagtagctgggaccacaggtgtgctccacaacgccgggctaatttttgtatttttcgtaagaggcagggtttcgccatgttgcccaggctggtctcagtctcctaggctcaagtgatccacatgcctcaccatcccaaagtgctgaaattacaggcatgagccactactgcacccagcctcgtataatttatttttccttttttttttttttttgagacagtcttattctgtctcccaggctggagtacagtgccgtgatctcggctcactgcaatgtctatctcctgggttcaagcaattctctggcctcagcctccctagtagctgggactacaggcccacgccacctcacctggctaatttttgtatttttggtagacagggttttgccatgttggccaagctggtctcgaactcctgccctcaagtgatctgcctgcctcagcctcccagaatgctgggattacttgagtgagccaccacgcccgacctcaTGTAATTTCTTGAGTGATcatttagtcattcaacaaacagtgATTGAGGGGCATGTGCCCAGCACTGCAGACTCTGGTGCACAGTCAGATGACCCTACCTTACTGGCATTTCCATGCCAGTACACTGCAGAGATACCATATATGTACCTGGTGCTAGCAATAGCTGGCACTCAGAGGTAGCACACTGTGTCCTAGCTACTCTTCCAAGCACTGAAGCATATTCAATTACTCTTTAAGTACATACGGAATAAGTATGCGTTTGCCCCCTCCTCTTTGCAAGGGACAGTGCGTGGCCACCCTGGTCTGCAACTAGGTTAGCAGATTTGACCACATATTGTAAAAGTGAGTGTACCAGGACAGATAGGGTAGAGGGCTCTGTGCGATTTAGCACCATGGCAGAGTCCGTCGTGTGGATGTCCCTCCAGCAGGGGAGGTATTTGGGGCCAGGGCTAGGCCAGCACCCACATTTGCCGCCTGACCCTTTTCCTCCGTCTCTGTCTCTCCATTCCTCCCTGCCCCTGTGCAGCCGCCGCCATGGCCCAGACACTGCAGATGGAGATCCCGAACTTTGGCAACAGCATCCTGGAGTGCCTCAATGAGCAGCGGCTACAGGGCCTGTACTGTGACGTGTCGGTGGTGGTCAAGGGCCATGCCTTCAAGGCCCACCGGGCCGTGCTGGCTGCCAGCAGCTCCTACTTCCGGGACCTGTTCAACAACAGCCGCAGCGCCGTGGTGGAGCTGCCGGCAGCCGTGCAACCCCAGTCTTTCCAGCAGATCCTCAGCTTCTGCTACACGGGCCGGCTGAGCATGAACGTGGGTGACCAGTTCCTGCTCATGTACACGGCTGGCTTCCTGCAGATCCAGGAGATCATGGAGAAGGGCACCGAGTTCTTCCTCAAGGTGAGCTCCCCAAGCTGCGACTCCCAGGGCCTGCACGCAGAGGAGGCCCCATCGTCGGAGCCCCAGAGCCCCGTGGCACAGACGTCGGGCTGGCCAGCCTGTAGCACCCCACTGCCCCTCGTGTCACGGGTGAAGACAGAGCAGCAGGAGTCGGACTCTGTGCAGTGCATGCCCGTGGCCAAGCGGCTGTGGGACAGTGGCCAGAAGGAGGCTGGGGGCAGCAGCAACGGCAGCCGCAAAATGGCCAAGTTCTCCACGCCGGACCTGGCTGCCAACCGGCCTCACCAGCCCCCGCCACCCCAACAGGCTCCGGTGGTGGCAGCAGCCCAGCCCGCCGTGGCCACGGGAGCAGGGCAGCCGGCCGGTGGGGTGGCGGCAGCAGGGGGCGTAGTGAGTGGGCCCAGCACGTCGGAGCGGACCAGCCCGGGCACCTCGAGCGCCTACACCAGCGACAGCCCTGGCTCCTACCACAatgaggaggacgaggaggaggacgGCGGCGAGGAGGGCATGGATGAGCAGTACCGGCAGATCTGCAACATGTACACCATGTACAGCATGATGAACGTCGGCCAGACAGGTGAGATGCcgccctgccccccaccccgccaGCAACCCCTGCCTCTCCTGCCACTCGTGCTCTACTCTCTCCCTGCAGCCGAGAAAGTGGAGGCCCTCCCGGAGCAGGTGGCCCCCGAGTCCCGGAATCGTATCCGGGTTCGGCAAGACCTGGCGTCTCTCCCGGCTGAGCTTATCAACCAGATTGGGAACCGCTGCCACCCCAAGCTCTACGACGAGGGCGACCCCTCTGAGAAGCTGGAGCTGGTGACAGGTGGGCTGGCCTTGCCCCAGATCTCTCCCCTCCACAACTTTGGAGCCAGCTGGCCTGGGCTGGGCAGCTAGTTAGGAGCCCCCagcacctcagtttccctatctgtgcTGTAGTGTTGGTAACAGCCACCCTCAGGGTGGGGGCGTTGGTGAGATGGAGGTGCTGATACAGCAAGGCCTGGCCTCTAGGTTTCTGACTTAAGGGGTCGGGGTGAGCATGGGCAATTATTGTTTGGCCACATGGGTAGAAAAGCTGCTCCTGGGCTCCTGTGAAGGTCAGTTATTTACCTAGGTTAAGAATTTGGGCAGGCAGGGGggcgaatgcctgtagtcccagctactcaggaggctgaggtgggaggatcccttgagcccaggaggtcaaggctgcagtgagctatggtggccgctgcactccagcctgggcgacagagtgagacttcatctcttaaaaaaaagagaggccgggcgtagtggttcagcactttgcgaggccgaggcgggcggatcatgaggtcaggagatcgagaccatcctgattaacggggtgaaaccctgtctctactaaaaatacaaacgattagccgggcgtggtggcgggtgcctgtagtcccagctactggggaggctgaggcaggagaatggcgtgaacccgggaggcggagcttgcagtgagccgagatccggccactgcactccagcctgggcgacagagcgagactgtctcaaaaaaaaaaaaagacgactgTGTTTGGCCCTTGGGTCAGAGTTCCTGGCTGTGAGCCTCCACTCCCTGTTGGTCCTGCCGAGCTTGGGCTCATCTCTAGCTGGTGATAGCCAGCGTGTCCACCTCACACAGGCTTGTGGCACGACCGGCCACACGGCAGGCGCCCTGAGGATGGTGAAGCCACCCTTTCTGTCCTTTCCTGAGCACTGATGAGGTGGGGGGAGTCCCAAGGAGCCTCCCCTGAGTCCCAAGGAGCCCTTGGTGGGTAGAGGTGTAGGGGAGAAGGTCCCTAGGTGAGTTTTTGGGACCCAGAGCCAGGGAGGGCGTGGGGTGTTCTGAGATGAGGCCTGGCATCATGGGGGCTGTGGCGGTTTGGGGGCACCCCAGGCCATCCTCTGGCTTCCCCTCACCAGGCACCAACGTATACATCACAAGGGCGCAGCTGATGAACTGCCACGTCAGTGCAGGCACACGGCACAAGGTTCTCCTGCGGCGGCTCCTGGCCTCCTTCTTTGACCGGTAAGGCCCTTGCCAGAGCCGCAGGGAGGGGGGTGGGGTTGCCCCATgtccccaccaccaccagcttGAGCGCTGACTCCCTCCATGTCCCCTGCCCCCAGGAACACACTGGCCAACAGCTGTGGCACCGGCATCCGCTCTTCTACCAACGATCCCCGCCGGAAACCCCTGGACAGCCGCGTGCTCCATGCCGTCAAGTGTGAGTGTCGGCCCAGCTGGACAGGGCGTGGGCCCCGGGCATGCAGGTTGACGTTTTCTCTCAGCCTTGGCTCTCAGAGGGGGCTAGAGTTTGGTGTTGAGAAGCATTCTGGGACTCAGTCTAGCCTTGCTGGGAAACCGGCTGTGATTGTTTAGAGATTTATTCGTGGTTGGGGGATGCGGGTGCCGAAGGGAAGCCAGGGAGCCTGTGTCAGGCAGGAGGGTCTCGAACTCAGGGCAGTCTGGGAGTGATGAGGCAGCCAGACAGTGCTAGCCATTCCTCATGGGGGGCATCTAGATTTTCGGGTGGCCTCTCCCAGTTACTAAATTCTGGCAAATGATCCAAATTTTTCAAGAACACGGGGCCATCCCATCAAAACCCACACGTCCCCATACATGGCTGAACTCAGTCCGGTGTAGGGCTGGGTGCACATGGTGTGGTGTCCTGGCTACGTGGCCTCACTCGTCTCCCCTTTGAGGGGGAGTCGCAGATGCTGGCGGGGGGGGCTGGTGAGTAGGCCTTGTGGGAGTCACCTGGCCCCCGTGCCAAGGCCGCACCCACCCTGCCCCACAGACTACTGCCAGAACTTTGCCCCCAACTTCAAGGAGAGCGAGATGAATGCCATCGCGGCCGACATGTGCACCAATGCCCGCCGCGTCGTGCGCAAGAGCTGGATGCCCAAGGTCAAGGTGCTCAAGGCTGAGGATGACGCCTACACCACCTTCATCAGTGAAACGGGCAAGATCGAGCCGGACATGATGGGTGTGGAGCATGGCTTCGAGACCGCCAGCCACGAGGGAGAGGCGGGTCCCTCAGCCGAGGCCCTGCAGTAACCCGCCCGGCCTCCTGCGGGGCCTCACACTCcccctcccaacacacacacacccgccaTCTTGGTCATGAGCTACTGTCTGTCCCTCCCCAGGACCCGCGGTGGGTGCTGCATGTTCCCGGCCCTCTGCCCCTCCTGTcccacccccttcccccaccaagaGCTGGGCCGGGAGAGGACTGCAGGGCAGGTGGCGTGAGGTCCGTGTTGCCTTCTTTAACACACACTCGTGCAGTGGGGGAGTTCTGGCTCCCCAACCTAACCCCTAGCCGTCATCTCCACACTCACCAGGCCTGCCAGGGGAGGGGGCTGGCCTGGGGGTCTCGGGAAGgccccctccccaggccctgggCCACCTCGCAGAAGCCTTCAGCCTCCGCCCCTCACTGCAGCCCCTTGGGACTTGAGGGGGCCCCAGGGGTTCTCAGGacccctcccaccacctcccaGTGCTTCCACGTCTCCAAAAGCGCCTTCCTGTCACCCTCGTCTGTCCCTGCGCCTGGGGGCTGGGGTAGGCGAGGCCATGGGGACTAcccattttacagctggggaaattgaggctccGAGAAATTGCACAACCGACCTAAGGTGGCCGGCAGTGGTGTGCCCGGtgccctttctcctcttttccgCCTCTGTTGCCCCCATTGGTCCTCTGGGGCCTCAGAGAGGCAGGTCCTAAAGGAGGGGGGGTCTCTTGGGGGCAGATCAAGGGTCTCGGAGGATAGAATGAGAGGTTTCCAGGGCTGGCAgagcgtgtgcgtgtgtgtgtgtgcaaaagtTTTGCTTTCAAACAAATGAAGATACAAGAGGCAGTAGGACCTGGGTTGGAACCCAGGGGAGCAGACTGGggggctgctgcccctccctccatctccccacccccaccccaccccacggCAGGGCTCCTGGCCCCCACCCCctgtacataatttttaaaacatttttttagcgAATGAAATATTGAAGTATaagattccttttatttttcaaaccaaTGGGGCTGTGTCTGTTGTCCTCCTCGGTCCCCAGGGGTGGGGGGTACCGTGGAAGGCAGGATGGTGTCGGGGGACTTGGGGGCAgcctgaatgtgtgtgtgtgtgtgtgtgtgtgtgtgtgtgtctggggtgtgggtgtgtgtttccATGGTAGGACTCCAGTCCCAGCTGCTGCCTAGGCTCCTGTGGGTCCCGCCGGGTTCCCCCTCCCCTGTCCACCTTCCCCAACAGGGCTATAGTTTAAGGGTGTCCCAGGCCTTGGCTGGTTGGCTGGGCCCAGCTCCTGGTGGCtgtgctgggctgggcagggcagggtagggcagggcagggcagggccgggccgggccgggccgggtcGGGTCCACTTCCATTGTTAGCAGTTGTTTGCAGAATTTTCTCTTTTACCATTCCTCTCTTTTTGTTCTCACCCAGAGtgggtggttttttgttgttgttttagatttttatgtgaaggcagagagttttttttttttttttaaactccccaTCCCCCTACGCGGGGTGTCATTTCACCATCCACATCCTTGTTTGTGTTTCTGGCCCTCgtcctccctgcctctcctctgcctctcctctgcctccccaacCCCTGCCTACCCACTGCTCCCAGGGGTCTCTCCAGGGGCAGGGGGATTTCAGGAGATGGAGTGGGGGCCAGCCCCGACTGGACCCTTGGAATCTGATTCGGAGACCATCCCCCTGATGGGACCAGCAGCCCCACCGGCCTACTGGGGGTCCCTCTTAACATCTGCTTGTTGCGGGGGTCAGTCATGAGTGCCAGGGTCTGGCTGGGGTCTTGGCACTGTCTTCCTGGCTGGGGCCTGGCACCTTAGCCCCCAGCCGGTCTGAGTGGGGGATGTTGACACCCCCAGCTAAAGCACAAGCACCTTAGTCGCCCCTCCTCTCCCCCCGCCTCCTGGcctgccaccccaccccagcGTTTACCCCAAAGCACAATGCCCTGGTCACTTGGCAAGCAGCTGGGCCTGACGGAGGCCGAGGGGCAGACCGGGACTCCAGCCAGACCCCCGAAAGGAAGCTCCCCCACTTCCAGGCCTTAGTTGGGGTGGGGGGGCAGCTTCTGGGCCTGGGGtcttctctcccccacccccttgtCCTGGGTAGGCCCCTGCCTGCCCCTCTCTGCCTTTTCCTTGGGTGTCCCTCTTCGAGCCCCTGTGGCACTGGCTTGGGTGGCAGAGCCCACTTGTTTCAGGGACCCCAGGAGGTGCCCCCTGGCTCCCGGGACTGTGTGTGGGTCTGGGGGATGGGGGGGAAGAAGGGTGGGGCAGCGGGTGCAGGGGAGGAAACTCCTCACCAGGAGAGCCAAAGACAGGGTTGTGCCTTACCCCAGGAGCCACCCCTGTGCCCCCCTTGCCCTGCCATTcaccctccacccctccccccgGGCGGCCTGctgctttttccttctcttcctcccctgtCCTGCCCTGAGCTGCATGGTTCCCCCACCCTGGGCAGCCAGGAAGGAATCTGAATGGAGAATCACCAACCACCAGAGAAAAAAGACTGTGGGGCCCTCCCCTGCCAACTCCCCTTCCCTGGCCGCCCACTCACCCACACCTCTTTCACGCAGGACAGGCTGCCCACCCTGTCCACGTGAAGTGCCAACGCCCTCCCCACCCTGGGCCGAGCCCCCATCCCTCCCTGGGCCCCCAAGTGAGATTGCACATTTAACTACTGTAAGGAGAGGAGCGGCGTTGGCAAATGTGAACCATGAGAATATCAGTGATAACTGATGAGAATAAACTAAACGCCTTTGTAACAGCCTTGCTGCATGCTTGTTACTGGGGGGCCCAGGGAGGAACACACCCGGGTTGTGCCCAGCAGCCCCAGGTTGCTGACTGCAAACTGATAGCCTCCGATTGTAACACGTGTGCAAGTTACCCAAACAGATACAGATAACGCAACATAGGAGCTAGCTCTGCACACTCAAGCCCCCAGCCTGGCTTCAGTGGGCCTCTTTAAACCTAGGAGAATCCTGGgcaacacaagaaaaaaaatttttttttttttttttttttttttgagacggagtcttgctctgccgcccaggctggagtgcagtggccggatctcagctcactgcaagctccgcctcccgggttcacgccattctcctgcctcagcctcccgagtagctgggactacaggcgctgccaacgcgcccggctagttttttgtattttttagtggagacggggtttcaccgtgttagccaggatggtctcgatcttctgacctcgtgatccgcccatctcggcctcccaaagtgctgggattacaggcttgagccaccgcgcccggccgaaaaaaaaatttttttcttttttttgagatggaatctcactctgttgcccaggctagagtggcatgatctcggctcgctgcaacctccacttcccgggttcaagccattctgcctcagtccccctgggtagccagaattacaggcacccaccaccatgcccagctaatttttgtatttttagtagagacagggtttcaccatgttggtcaggttgggcttgaactcctgacctcaggtgatccacccgccttggcctcccaaagtgctaggattataggcgtgagccacagcacccggccttttgttttttttgagtcggagt includes:
- the NACC1 gene encoding nucleus accumbens-associated protein 1 is translated as MAQTLQMEIPNFGNSILECLNEQRLQGLYCDVSVVVKGHAFKAHRAVLAASSSYFRDLFNNSRSAVVELPAAVQPQSFQQILSFCYTGRLSMNVGDQFLLMYTAGFLQIQEIMEKGTEFFLKVSSPSCDSQGLHAEEAPSSEPQSPVAQTSGWPACSTPLPLVSRVKTEQQESDSVQCMPVAKRLWDSGQKEAGGSSNGSRKMAKFSTPDLAANRPHQPPPPQQAPVVAAAQPAVATGAGQPAGGVAAAGGVVSGPSTSERTSPGTSSAYTSDSPGSYHNEEDEEEDGGEEGMDEQYRQICNMYTMYSMMNVGQTAEKVEALPEQVAPESRNRIRVRQDLASLPAELINQIGNRCHPKLYDEGDPSEKLELVTGTNVYITRAQLMNCHVSAGTRHKVLLRRLLASFFDRNTLANSCGTGIRSSTNDPRRKPLDSRVLHAVKYYCQNFAPNFKESEMNAIAADMCTNARRVVRKSWMPKVKVLKAEDDAYTTFISETGKIEPDMMGVEHGFETASHEGEAGPSAEALQ